GGGTCGACCGCCGTAGATAGTGGTCACCCGCACCGGGGTCTTCGCGGCGGCCAGGGTGAGGTCGACGCCCACCTGCACGGCGAGCTCACGGGTGGGTACCACGACGAGCGCGCGGGGGGTGCCGTCGAGTTCCGCGACCGCGGCGTCGTCGAAGACCCGGTCGAGGAGGGGGACTCCGAACCCGAGGGTCTTGCCCATGCCGGTGCGGGCCTGGCCGATGAGGTCCTTGCCGTCGAGGGCAAGGGGGAGCGTGAGTTCCTGGATGGCGAAGGTGTGGGTGATCCCGGCCTCGCCCAGGGCCTCGCAGATTTCTGCCGCGACGCCGAGTGAGGCGAACGTCGGCGGGGACGGGGGATTGTTCGCCTGTAGAGAACTATCAGCTGACACGCGGCCCATCGTATCGGTACGTGCCTAGTATGGGGCCATTCCCTTGCACCATAGAGACAGGTAGAACATGAACATCAAGGTTGGCTTCACCGAAAACCCCCGCGAACTGGTTATTTCCGCGCAAGACAACCGGGACGAGCTGATCCGCACGATCAACGAGGGTCTGCGTTCCGGGGAAGGTTTCCTGGAGCTCACCGA
This sequence is a window from Corynebacterium doosanense CAU 212 = DSM 45436. Protein-coding genes within it:
- a CDS encoding DUF3107 domain-containing protein — translated: MNIKVGFTENPRELVISAQDNRDELIRTINEGLRSGEGFLELTDSKGHTYFINSGDIAYVEVGSESRPAVGFGGA